The following are from one region of the Oscarella lobularis chromosome 3, ooOscLobu1.1, whole genome shotgun sequence genome:
- the LOC136185204 gene encoding ubiquitin-related modifier 1-like, with amino-acid sequence MSERTIIVEFSGGAELLFGKVKSHEIRLPARETPWNVGALLVWLRDNLLQERPELFVQEDTVRPGILVLINDTDWELLGQTKYEINNDDKIVFISTLHGG; translated from the exons ATGAGCGAACGAACCATTATCGTCGAATTCAG cggcggcgccgaACTCCTATTTGGCAAAGTAAAAAGCCACGAAATCCGCCTTCCTGCTCGCGAAACGCCGTGGAACGTCGGCGCTTTGCTCGTCTGGCTACGCGATAATCTCCTTCAGGAACGACCCGAACTGTTCGTCCAAGAGGACACCGTTCGGCCCGGCATTCTCGTTCTCATCAACGACACCGATTGGGAATTGCTAGGACAGACGAAATACGAAATCAataacgacgacaaaatcgtTTTTATATCGACACTGCACGGTGGCTAA
- the LOC136185193 gene encoding casein kinase I yields MASGKAEYQVGGKYRLVRKIGSGSFGDIYLAVNVSNGEEIAVKMESQRARHPQLLYESKLYKILHGGPGIPSIRWYGQDKDFNILVMDLLGPSLEDLFNFCSRRFTMKTVLMLADQMVSRVEYVHGKNFIHRDIKPDNFLMGIGRNSNKLYIIDFGLAKKYRDSRTRAHIPYREDKNLTGTARYASINAHLGIEQSRRDDMESLGYVLMYFNRSNLPWQGLKAATKRQKYEKISEKKMSTPVEVLCKGFPAEFSMYLNYCRGLRFEEAPDYMYLRQLFRILFRTLNHTYDYTFDWTLLKQKAAQVAASGAGGEKKGDAAAAAATTRDRPRGGVLPGSVRKPADVGGGLETGGAAAAAAATGGDTAVRTDAAVHGSMMRSEDVTVTATAKSSRLQEQSLKDRSKRKL; encoded by the exons ATGGCTTCGGGAAAGGCCGAATACCAAGTGGGGGGCAAATACCGACTCGTTCGCAAAATAGGGAGTGGCAGCTTCGGCGACATCTATCTCGCCGTCAACGTGAGCAACGGAGAG GAAATCGCCGTTAAAATGGAATCGCAGCGCGCGCGTCACCCGCAGCTTCTCTACGAGTCGAAATTGTACAAGATTCTTCACGGCGGGCCGGGAATACCGTCGATCAG GTGGTACGGGCAAGATAAGGATTTCAATATTCTCGTCATGGACCTGCTCGGGCCCAGTCTCGAGGATCTTTTCAACTTCTGTTCGCGTCGTTTTACCATGAAGACCGTGCTCATGCTTGCCGATCAG atgGTGAGCCGAGTCGAATACGTTCACGGGAAAAATTTTATACACAGAGATATTAAGCCGGACAATTTCCTAATGGGAATCGGCAGAAACAGCAATAAG TTGTACATCATTGACTTTGGTCTTGCCAAGAAATATCGCGATAGTCGAACACGCGCTCACATACCCTACAGAGAAGACAAGAATCTCACGGGCACAGCCCGATATGCCAGCATCAATGCTCACCTCGGAATCGAGCAGTC gcgtcgcgacgatatGGAGTCTTTGGGCTACGTCCTCATGTACTTCAATCGTTCCAATCTCCCGTGGCAGGGACTCAAG GCTGCTACGAAGCGTCAAAAGTATGAAAAGAtcagcgagaagaaaatgtcGACTCCAGTCGAAGTCCTATGCAAG GGATTTCCCGCCGAGTTTTCCATGTATCTAAACTACTGCAGAGGCCTCCGATTCGAGGAGGCTCCCGACTACATGTACCTCCGCCAACTGTTCCGCATTCTATTCCGCACGCTCAATCACACGTACGACTACACGTTCGATTGGACGCTGCTCAAGCAGAAAGCGGCTCAAGTCGCCGCTTCGGGAGCGGGCGgcgagaagaaaggagacgctgcagcggcggcggcgacgacaagaGATAGGCCGCGAGGAGGCGTGCTGCCTGGATCTGTGAGGAAGCCAGCCGACGTGGGAGGGGGGCTGGAGACTGgaggcgccgccgccgccgctgctgccACTGGTGGGGATACCGCTGTACGAACTGATGCCGCTGTTCACGGTTCGATGATGCGTTCTGAGGACGTGACCGTGACGGCGACTGCTAAGTCGTCGCGGCTGCAGGAACAGAGTTTGAAAGATAGATCCAAGAGGAAACTCTGA
- the LOC136185187 gene encoding pre-mRNA-splicing factor SLU7-like has protein sequence MATSNPVAKLSRGDWKKAKELEEARKAGTAPAEVDEEGKDINPHIPQYIREAPWYVNSGRPSLKHQRPQEKEQSLAKIGEWFYRGQKAGPAATKFRKGACENCGAMTHKKKDCMERPRKLGARFTGKDIMEDEVLQPDIELSFDGKRDRWNGYDPQEHQKIVEEYVKMEEAKKHIKVKKLNAEFSDSKIADKTDDVTKDGEESDSGSDEDEDKYVNEIDMPGTKFDTKQRMTVRNLRIREDTAKYLYNLAPNAPHYDPKTRSMRENPFEGRVPDPNQLKYAGDNFVRHTGDTVKMAQAQVFAWEATNKGSNVHLQAEPTKLQLLHQSYADKKDDFKKDLQESILAKYGGEEHLDVPPKELLLAQSENYIEYSQLGDVIRGQEKAVTKTKYDEDVYINNHTEIWGSYFDLNEMKWGFACCHSFVKNSYCVGKDGTTSIPVADLLVNPFHPDEEQDKTQSSLLEQHQAKKKKKEKKRDKTTEDEKKKKDNKLKKALEAEERRIRGVNEMMTIDERKRPYNQLETASKEMTEEEMEAYYIKRHRAEDPMAKFIGGN, from the exons ATGGCTACGTCGAATCCGGTCGCGAAACTGTCTCGAGGCGACTGGAAGAAGGCGAAAGAACTCGAAGAGGCGCGCAAGGCGGGAACAGCGCCGgcagaagtcgacgaagaaggaaa GGATATCAATCCTCACATACCTCAGTACATTCGCGAGGCGCCGTGGTACGTCAACTCGGGACG ACCATCGTTGAAACATCAGCGACCTCAGGAGAAGGAGCAGTCGCTTGCAAAAATTGGCGAATGGTTCTATCGCGGACAAAAAGCT GGACCCGCtgcgacgaaatttcgaaaGGGGGCATGCGAGAATTGCGGTGCGATGACgcacaagaaaaaagactgCATGGAG cggCCTCGAAAATTGGGAGCAAGATTTACCGGAAAAGATATCATGGAAGACGAGGTTCTTCAACCGGACATTGAACTGAGTTTTGACGGCAAACGAGACAG ATGGAATGGTTATGATCCTCAAGAGCATCAAAAAATTGTGGAGGAGTACGTGAAAATGGAAGAG GCGAAAAAGCATATCAAAGTGAAGAAACTGAACGCCGAGTTTTCTGACTCAAAGATTGCCGATAAGACGGACGACGTCACTAAGGACGGGGAAGAGAGCGATTCTGGAAGCGACGAGGATGAGGATAAATATGTGAATGAAATAGACATGCCAGGCACAAAATTTGATACCAAACA ACGAATGACAGTCAGAAATCTGAGAATTCGAGAAGATACAGCCAAA TACTTGTACAATCTCGCTCCGAATGCGCCTCACTATGATCCCAAGACCCGATCGATGCGAGAAAATCCGTTTGAAGGAAGAGTCCCCGATCCCAATCA GTTAAAGTACGCCGGGGATAATTTTGTTAGACATACAGGAGACACGGTAAAAATGGCTCAAGCTCAAG TTTTTGCGTGGGAAGCCACTAATAAAGGCTCGAATGTTCACCTTCAAGCCGAGCCCACTAAACTTCAGCTGCTGCATCAGTCTTATGCAGACAAAAAGGATGACTTCAAGAAGGATCTTCAGGAGAGCATACTTGCTAAA TATGGTGGCGAGGAACATTTGGACGTTCCGCCCAAGGAATTGCTTCTTGCGCAATCT GAGAACTACATAGAGTATTCCCAATTGGGAGACGTGATTCGAGGACAGGAGAAAGCTGttacgaaaacgaaatacGACGAGGATGTTTACATCAATAATCACACT GAAATATGGGGTTCATACTTCGATCTAAATGAGATGAAATGGGGGTTTGCTTGCTGTCATTCATTCGTTAAGAATTCGTATTGCGTGGGAAAAGATGGCACAACTTCt attcCGGTGGCTGATCTTTTGGTAAATCCGTTTCATCCGGATGAGGAGCAAGATAAAACTCAATCGTCGTTGTTGGAG CAACAtcaggcaaagaaaaagaagaaggaaaagaaaagggatAAGACAACcgaggacgagaagaaaaagaaagacaataAACTCAAAAAA GCTTTGGAAGCGGAAGAGAGGCGGATACGTGGCGTGAATGAAATGATGACGATAGACGAAAGAAAGAGGCCGTACAATCAACTGGAAACGGCGTCAAAAGAGATGACAGAGGAAGAAATGGAAGCGTACTATATAAAGAGACATCGTGCGGAAGATCCAATGGCAAAATTTATTGGGGGAAACTGA
- the LOC136185201 gene encoding myosin regulatory light chain 12B-like, with the protein MKLISALTSSSFLCSVSRFALHRWIFVMAARKAGKKNPKKRAQRATSNVFAMFDQSQIQEFKEAFNMIDQNRDGFIDKEDLKDMMASLGRDYSDSFYDNMMSESSGPLNFTMFLTIFGEKLNGTDPEDVIRNAFACFDEDGTGYIQEDRLRDLLVSMGDRFTEDEVDEMFREAPVDAQGRFDYNAFTRVLKHGTKDE; encoded by the exons ATGAAGTTGATATcagctctgacgtcatcgagctTCCTTTGTTCTGTTTCGCGTTTCGCGCTACATAGGTGGATTTTCGTGATG GCGGCTCGCAAAGCTGGAAAGAAGAATCCGAAGAAAAGGGCGCAACGCGCCACGTCGAACGTCTTCGCCATGTTCGACCAGTCTCAGATACAGGAATTCAAAGAG GCATTCAACATGATCGATCAAAATCGCGACGGCTTTATCGACAAAGAAGACCTGAAAGACATGATGGCATCGCTGG GACGCGACTACAGCGACTCGTTCTACGACAACATGATGTCGGAGAGTTCGGGACCGTTGAATTTCACCATGTTTCTGACGATATTCGGTGAAAAATTGAATG GAACGGATCCAGAAGACGTGATTAGAAATGCCTTCGCTtgcttcgacgaagacggaacgGGATATATACAGGAAGACAG GCTTCGCGATCTTTTGGTTTCCATGGGCGACCGATTCACCGAAGACGAAGTGGACGAGATGTTTCGCGAGGCGCCCGTAGACGCTCAAGGCCGTTTCGACTACAACGCATTCACTCGAGTTCTCAAACACGGCACCAAAGACgaatga
- the LOC136185194 gene encoding alpha-centractin-like produces MADLDVMMNQPIVIDNGSGVIKAGFAGDQSPKCRFPAMVGRPKHMKVMAGGIDETLFVGHKAEEHRGLLKLNYPMEHGIINDWADMEQIWHHVFSKDQLNLVNSEGEHPILLTEAPLNPRPNREKAAEVFFESFNVPALYISIQAVLSLYAAGRTTGVVLDSGDGVTHAVPMYEGFAMPHAIQRMDVAGRDVTNYLRLLLRKEGYNFKTSSEFEVVKTIKEKLCYLALNPTKEETQQSADLEKMKYQLPDGSEITVGLSRFRAPEVLFCPDLIGEEAEGLHKVLGYSIQKADLDLRKLLYSNIVLAGGSTLFKGFGDRLLSEVKRDAPKDIKIRISAPPERLYSTWIGGSILASLDTFKKMWISKREYDEEGVKAIHRKTFS; encoded by the exons ATGGCCGATCTAGACGTGATGATGAACCAGCCTATTGTCATAGACAAC GGCTCGGGCGTGATCAAAGCCGGTTTCGCCGGCGACCAGTCACCGAAATGCCGCTTTCCCGCAAT gGTGGGTCGACCGAAGCACATGAAGGTCATGGCTGGCGGTATTGACGAAACTCTGTTCGTTGGACATAAAGCCGAG GAACATCGCGGGCTCCTGAAATTGAATTATCCGATGGAG CACGGGATTATTAATGATTGGGCCGACATGGAACAGATTTGGCATCACGTTTTCTCCAAAGATCAGCTCAATCTCGTCAATTCTGAAGGAGAG CATCCTATTTTATTGACTGAAGCGCCGCTAAATCCCAGGCCAAACCGAGAAAAAGCAGCTGAG GTCTTCTTTGAGTCCTTCAATGTTCCTGCGCTCTACATTTCAATTCAAGCAGTTCTGAGCTT ATATGCAGCCGGTCGAACAACGGGCGTTGTATTGGActccggcgacggcgtgacTCATGCCGTTCCAATGTACGAAGGATTTGCCATGCCGCACGCCATTCAACGCATGGACGTCGCTGGAAG AGATGTCACAAACTATTTGCGATTGCTACTCAGAAAGGAAGGATACAAtttcaagacgtcgtcggaatTTGAAGTGGTGAAGACGATCAAAGAG aaactCTGCTATCTCGCTTTGAATCCGACTAAGGAAGAAACGCAGCAGTCGGCAGATCTCGAGAAAATGAAGTATCAGCTTCCTGATGGATCAGAAATAACG gtTGGCCTTTCCCGTTTTCGCGCACCGGAAGTCCTGTTCTGTCCTGATCTCATTGGCGAAGAGGCAGAGGGATTACACAAG GTCTTGGGCTATTCCATCCAAAAAGCGGATTTGGACCTTCGAAAGTTATTGTATTCCAATATCGTTCTCGCTGGAGGATCAACTTTGTTCAAAG GATTTGGGGATCGTTTGCTGAGTGAAGTCAAACGTGACGCTCCCAAGGATATCAAGATTAGG ATCTCAGCCCCTCCAGAGAGATTATATTCTACGTGGATTGG cgGGTCAATATTGGCTTCTCTGGATACTTTTAAGAAAATGTGGATCTCCAAGCGCGAatacgacgaagaaggcgtTAAAGCTATTCACAGGAAAACTTTCAGCTGA
- the LOC136185177 gene encoding attractin-like, whose product MRRDYFRGFHLSTWIFLCCLVPFDVSESSDVVCASRHCYRGALSTNSTCLCSLGWTGPCCDQCGGRIKIHANESGFLLDGPGDYDEQKKCSWIIETERANGSIALRLNDFAIECNWDRLYIFDGDSVNAPLIASLSGSLHSTNTTSSSDENCSGREFLATSGSALLYFYSDVLVTLSGFNITYRICPGDCDGDYNSTSLVSSEVCTGNCSHGVWSESVQLDTLGRASHSSAIYNNSLWILGGYVFEPTDPNQLFIRWSLVDGFLSTVPFNLSLPHPDYRYGHSAVFYDNFMYVFGGSINSRPTDELWKYDAEISEWTFLIPRETNDSSPLINVTGHTATLVENKMIVIFGLSLQFGFVDAVQEYNLDTNVWIHVKTNGARVTGSMGHSSVYNSRDGLIYVYGGYRASNSNVGATSNELFAYDPNQRLWLSLGRSDSARYLHTGVMLGRVMIIFGGNKGETLCSTPSCYADTLLLYDTMCRSWKDVPLLLRERYGHSAFVYNDTMHVFGGFDGVTLKDLFQYRSEVECGFLSEGECKATTGGGDESCVWNSLLSACLEDSSICHSNSAPPNCQRLRGCSDCLANVQCHWCESKGLCLERNSSDSANSCNRKTTNQSLCTAEFPPVNSSTTQCVYGSRRSCSVVCPAASTCSECSRSGLGLTCIWCPSRKLCTGGNLHVPTFPYGQCYDWIASGSRECADSCEDYKSCSDCLSDVSCGWCDDRSMTGSGSCRYGGSRGSIPPPSADKFTLPSYSFLLPDVVPTSPTSTPNVTVNGTASTMVPASIAATEPANETVYQPCLSENWIYFTSACPACQCNGHATCDNQSRCVNCTGNTTGIRCEMCEAFFYGDARNGGKCERCECNGKGDTCHHRTGFCDCNSLGLAGKTCDRCLSTSLSLAFKRGFCYYDLSQDRKYVFEIPANAPFRSAYFNRKISSSSLRFVFENKTSELAVVSIFYSDRDNPDSATLIERWNTTNSISRRLNSNDIKNITDKSYVYVRVESFTLPYSFEIGLAVPTTSLALADFFLSFFGCFFALLLLAALVYKIRGKYNRHVARREREVELEMMAKRPFGKIKLLLNEQTSNVYPICRETCKMGSPTPAVCSFLIELPLEEDGKPATGQSVLCIGSTLMWKGNKHHRSNGTSTPSKPQEKESLDV is encoded by the exons ATGCGTCGCGACTATTTTCGTGGCTTTCACTTATCCACCTGGATTTTCCTGTGTTGTCTCGTACCGTTTGACGTTTCAGAATCGTCCGATGTCGTCTGCGCGTCGCGGCATTGCTATCGAGGCGCTTTGTCAACGAATTCGACGTGTCTCTGTTCGCTGGGATGGACGGGACCGTGTTGCGATCAGTGCGGCGGCCGAATAAA GATACACGCAAACGAGAGCGGATTTCTGCTCGACGGTCCAGGCGACTACGACGAGCAGAAGAAATGCTCTTGGATCATCGAAACCGAAAG AGCGAATGGGTCGATAGCACTTCGTTTGAATGACTTTGCTATTGAATGCAATTGGGACCGCCTTTACATTTTTGACGGGGACTCCGTTAACGCTCCGTTAATCGCTTCACTCAG TGGATCTCTGCACTCAACCAATACGACGAGTTCTTCTGATGAAAATTGTTCTGGGCGCGAATTTCTTGCAACGTCTGGATCGGCTCTTCTCTATTTCTATAGCGACGTTCTCGTAACATTGTCCGGTTTTAATATTACGTACAG GATTTGTCCTGGCGACTGCGACGGAGACTACAATTCTACTTCCCTTGTTTCTTCGGAAGTGTGTACAGGAAATTGTAGCCACGGCGTTTGGAGCGAATCGGTGCAATTGGATACACTGGGTCGAGCTTCGCATTCATCCGCAATATATAATAATTCGCTTTGGATCTTGGGAGGATACGTTTTTGAGCCGACGGATCCGAATCAACTCTTCATCCG CTGGAGTTTGGTGGACGGGTTCTTGTCTACGGTTCCTTTCAATTTGTCTCTGCCTCATCCGGACTACCGTTACGGTCACTCAGCCGTCTTCTATGATAATTTCATGTACGTTTTCGGTGGAAGCATCAATAGTCGGCCCACCGACGAACTTTGGAAGTACGACGCGGAAATCTCCGAATGGACTTTTCTTATTCCTCGCGAAACCaacgactcgtcgccgttgaTAAACGTAACCGGTCACACGGCAACACTAGTCGAAAATAAGATGATCGTCATTTTTGGCCTGAGCCTGCaattcggcttcgtcgacgcagtTCAAGAATATAACCTAG ATACAAACGTCTGGATTCATGTTAAAACCAATGGCGCTCGAGTGACGGGTTCGATGGGGCACTCGAGCGTCTACAACAGTCGCGACGGTTTGATCTACGTTTACGGCGGATACCGAGCGAGCAACTCAAACGTCGGAGCCACGTCGAATGAATTGTTTGCCTACGATCCTAATCAGCGTCTCTG gttgtcGCTTGGGCGAAGCGATTCGGCTCGATACTTGCACACGGGCGTCATGCTCGGGCGCGTGATGATTATCTTCGGTGGAAACAAGGGCGAGACTCTCTGTTCGACTCCGTCGTGTTACGCGGACACCCTACTTCTATACGACACGA TGTGTAGATCGTGGAAAGATGTTCCTTTGTTGTTGCGCGAGAGGTACGGACATTCGGCATTCGTCTATAACGACACGATGCACGTATTTGGGGGATTCGATGGAGTTACGCTCAAGGACCTGTTTCAGTATCGATCTGAAG tTGAATGTGGATTTTTGAGTGAAGGCGAGTGCAAGGCTACgactggcggcggcgacgagagctGCGTCTGGAATTCCCTTCTCTCCGCCTGCCTCGAGGACTCCAGTATCTGCCATAGCAATTCTGCGCCGCCCAACTGTCAGCGTTTGCGCGGCTGCAGCGATTGCTTGGCAAACGTTCAGTGCCATTGGTGCGAATCAAAGGGTCTGTGTTTGGAACGGAACTCGTCGGACTCGGCGAATTCCTGCAATAGAAAG ACGACTAATCAAAGTCTCTGCACAGCAGAGTTTCCCCCAGTAAACAGCTCTACTACTCAATGCGTCTACGGATCCAGAC GATCTTGTAGTGTTGTCTGTCCCGCAGCGAGTACGTGTAGCGAATGTTCGCGCTCTGGACTTGGACTGACGTGCATCTGGTGCCCTTCGCGAAAACTGTGCACCGGTGGAAACCTTCACGTTCCTACGTTTCCATATGGGCAGTGCTACGACTGGATAGCCAGTGGAAGCAGAGAGTGCGCAG ACTCTTGCGAGGATTACAAGTCGTGTTCTGATTGCCTGTCCGACGTATCCTGTGGCTGGTGCGACGACCGCTCGATGACGGGTAGCGGAAGTTGTCGATACGGAGGAAGCCGCGGCTCGATTCCACCACCTTCTGCCGATAAATTCACCTTGCCTTCCTATTCGTTTCTCCTTCCAGACGTCGTTCCAACGTCACCTACATCGACACCGAACGTTACCGTGAACGGAACCGCTTCTACTATGGTTCCGGCGTCGATAGCCGCTACTGAACCTGCAAACGAGACGGTGTATCAGCCTTGTCTCAGTGAAAATTGGATTTATTTTACGTCTGCTTGTCCTG cGTGTCAATGCAACGGTCACGCAACCTGTGACAATCAGTCTCGGTGCGTCAATTGCACTGGGAATACGACGG gTATTCGCTGCGAAATGTGCGAGGCCTTTTTCTACGGCGATGCGAGAAACGGCGGAAAATGCGAAC GATGCGAATGCAACGGCAAAGGAGACACGTGCCATCATCGCACTGGCTTCTGCGACTGTAATTCGCTCGGTCTTGCCGGAAAAACTTGCGATCG ctGTCTATCGACGTCACTGAGCTTGGCTTTCAAGCGAGGCTTCTGCTATt acgaTTTAAGTCAGGATCGTAAATATGTTTTTGAAATTCCGGCCAATGCTCCTTTCAGATCGGCGTATTTTAATCGAAAAATATCC TCCTCGTCTCTTCGTTTTGTTTTCGAAAACAAGACCAGCGAACTTGCAGTCGTCAGCATCTTTTACTCCGATCGAG ACAATCCTGACTCAGCTACGCTCATTGAAAGATGGAATACGACGAACTCAATCAGTCGAAGATTAAACTCGAACGACATCAAAAACATCACCGACAAGTCCTACGTGTACGTTCGAGTCGAAAGTTTCACCCTGCCATATTCCTTTGAA ATCGGACTAGCGGTGCCTACTACCTCTTTGGCTCTGGCCGACTTTTTCTTGAGTTTTTTTGG CTGCTTTTTCGCTCTGCTGCTTTTGGCTGCCTTGGTGTACAAAATCAGAGGAAAATACAATCGACACGTTGCGAGAAGA GAACGAGAGGTCGAGTTGGAAATGATGGCCAAGAGGCCTTTTGGCAAAATCAAACTGCTGCTAAACGAGCAAACTTCGAAT GTGTATCCTATTTGTAGGGAAACTTGTAAAATGGGCTCTCCTACTCCTGCTGTTTGTTCGTTTTTGATTGAGCTGCCTCTTGAAGAAGACGGAAAACCTGCGACTGGGCAATCGGTTCTGTGCATTGGATCGACTCTCATGTGGAAGGGGAACAAGCATCATCGATCCAATGGGACGTCAACTCCAAGCAAGCCGCAGGAAAAGGAGTCTCTAGACGTATAG
- the LOC136185184 gene encoding G protein-coupled receptor kinase 5-like has translation MELENIVANTVYVKARRGKNKGRSKKWKKILKFPHISECASLAERIEKSYANIVEEQPIGKRLFVQFCTLDTRLAKLTKFEEELDRFGVQFAENRLRVGVEIYEKFLASQAPLRIEDISDELAQTVNGVLSRGGGGGGGEGGEGIGRDLFDECRKITRDCLSGKPFGDFLDSMYFSRFLQWKHLERRPVNKHYFRHYRVLGKGGFGEVCAVQSRCTGKMYAMKKLEKKRVKKRKGESMALNEKQILEKVHSQFVVSLAYAYEMKDALCMVLTLMNGGDLKFHIHHMRASAGFEEHRALFYAAEIACGLRDLHAAGIVYRDLKPENILLDDYGHVRISDLGLAIQIKPGESVRGRVGTVGYMAPEVVKNERYTFSPDWWSLGCLVYEMIQGKGPFRARKEKVTRDEVERRVKEDKEVYTSKFSKAAREFCMGLLVKNPASRLGCCGGKFEDIKSKAFFQSINWPHLEAGMSDPPFVPDEDAVYAKDVLDIEQFSTVRGVTIEESDGEFYRKFATGATVKPWMNEMIEMGVFDELNVFGPDGKPSDDLIDPPPERERRGFFSRLFGRRRSGTS, from the exons ATGGAGCTAGAAAACATAGTAGCCAACACGGTCTACGTCAAGGCGAGACGAG GAAAGAACAAAGGTCGCAGCAAAAAGTGgaagaaaattctcaaatTCCCTCACATCTCCGAATGCGCCTCCTTAGCCGAAAGGATCG AGAAATCGTACGCGAACATAGTCGAAGAGCAGCCGATAGGCAAGCGACTCTTCGTCCAATTCTGCACGCTCGACACGCGACTGGCAAAGCTCACGAAGTTCGAGGAAGAGCTT GATCGCTTCGGCGTTCAATTCGCCGAAAATCGCcttcgcgtcggcgtcgaaatttACGAGAAATTTTTAGCGTCTCAG gCGCCTTTGCGGATTGAGGATATTTCTGATGAATTGGCTCAAACGGTCAATGGGGTTTTGTcccgtggcggcggcggcggcggcggcgaaggcggcgaagGCATCGGAAGAGATCTGTTCGACGAATGCCGAAA AATTACTCGCGATTGTCTGTCGGGAAAACCCTTTGGAGACTTTTTGGACAGTATGTACTTCTCGCGCTTTCTTCAGTGGAAGCATTTGGAAAG ACGTCCCGTTAATAAGCATTACTTCCGGCATTATCGCGTCTTGGGAAAGGGCGGATTTGGCGAG GTCTGCGCTGTACAGAGTCGATGTACAGGGAAAATGTACGCAATGAAAAAactggagaagaagagagtaAAAAAGCGCAAAGGCGAATCGATGGCGCTGAACGAGAAGCAGATCCTTGAAAAAGTGCACAGTCAATTTGTT GTGAGCCTTGCGTATGCGTACGAAATGAAAGACGCTCTCTGCATGGTTTTGACTCTCATGAACGGCGGCGATCTCAAATTTCACATACACCACATGAGAGCGAGTGCCGGCTTCGAAGAGCATCGAGCTCTTTTTTACGCCGCCGAGATTGCCTGCGGGTTGCGCGATCTTCACGCGGCGGGAATTGTATACAG GGATTTGAAACCTGAGAATATATTACTTGATGATTACG GTCACGTAAGGATATCAGATCTTGGTCTCGCTATCCAAATCAAGCCCGGAGAATCTGTGAGGGGTAGGGTGGGAACTGTCGGCTATATGG CTCCAGAAGTCGTGAAAAACGAGCGCTACACGTTTTCGCCGGACTGGTGGAGCCTCGGCTGTCTGGTCTATGAAATGATACAGGGCAAA GGTCCATTTCGGGCTAGAAAGGAAAAAGTGACAAGAGACGAAGTGGAGCGTCGCGTCAAAGAAGATAAGGAAGTCTACACGTCTAAATTTAGCAAAGCAGCGCGCGAGTTCTGCATGGGG CTGCTCGTAAAGAATCCGGCATCTCGTCTTGGCTGCTGTGGCGGAAAATTCGAAGATATCAAGTCAAAGGCTTTTTTTCAATCGATCAATTGGCCCCACCTTGAAGCTGGAATGAGCGATCCGCCCTTTGTTCCAGAT GAGGATGCCGTTTATGCCAAAGACGTGCTCGATATCGAGCAATTTTCCACGGTGAGAGGTGTCACAATCGAAGAGTCCGATGGCGAATTTTACAGAAAATTTGCTACCGGGGCGACGGTGAAACCCTGGATGAACGAGATGATTGAAATGGGAGTTTTTGACGAGTTGAACGTGTTTGGTCCCGACGGAAAGCCGTCCGATGATCTCATCGATCCTCCACCCGAGCGAGAGAGGCGCGGTTTTTTTAGCCGACTCTTTGGGAGGCGG agGAGTGGGACGAGCTAA